In Hevea brasiliensis isolate MT/VB/25A 57/8 chromosome 13, ASM3005281v1, whole genome shotgun sequence, a single genomic region encodes these proteins:
- the LOC131171773 gene encoding calmodulin-binding transcription activator 2-like isoform X1: MADRGSYGLGPRLDIQQLFLEAQHRWLRPAEICEILRNYQKFHIASEPPNRPPSGSLFLFDRKVLRYFRKDGHNWRKKKDGKTVKEAHEKLKVGSVDVLHCYYAHGEENESFQRRSYWLLEQELMHIVFVHYLEVKGNRTNSSPSNSLVASHNKEPSGNTDSTSPTSTLASYCEDADSADSQQSNSGRHIFLESPQMQSSPVIDKINSGVLSSHFLHHGSDNHEGQSSIPVVGPISYVHGDGTGTNVGTCITESESLASWEEILEQYTMGNKSAPSNLSMSSIQSNPTGIGRNEMFSEILTSGIAAKDEHGGSLLMESHWQWFIQIPFENSSLDLPEGPIDQTLDLELAYNLDPRLFDQRSHNVDLQNTFEEFFSGPVQHNEEVVQNHLQMQLSNAEPQSEMHTKSENEMSVGENIKHAFVAKPPLLDGEESLKKVDSFSRWVTKELGEVDDLHMRSTSGLSWSTVECGNVVDEESLSPSLSQDQLFSIVDFSPKWAYADSKTEVHIIGTFLRSQQEMAKCNWSCMFGEVEVPAEVLADGILCCYAPPHNVARVPFYVTCSNRLACSEVREFDYQVGSTRDVDVKDVYGASTNKMLLHLRLERLLFVRASSPPDHLFDGARGKQKLVSEIILLREEDEGCQIAERTSERHLSQDEIKWQVLQKAMQEKLYSWLLHMVAENGKGPSVLDDDGQGVLHLAAALDYDWAIKPTLTAGVSINFRDVNGWTALHWAAFYGREQTVAALVSLGADTRVLTDPSPEFPLGRTPADLASGNGHKGISGFLAESSLTSYLQLLTLNDPKEGGAPDISGMMAVQTIAERMATPVNDGDVPNVLSLKDSLTAIRNATQAADRLHQVFRMQSFQRKQLTEYGDDDFNTLDDRALALIAAKTHKPMHSDGQVNAAAIQIQKKFRGWKKRKEFLIIRQRIVKIQAHVRGHQVRKQYRTIIWSVGILEKVILRWRRKGSGLRGFRRDALTKDSNMQCVPKEEDDYDFLKEGRKQNEERQQKALTRVKSMYHCEEGQAQYRRLLTYFEKLQETPECDMVLSSPNEMRYANEELYDSLLDDDTFMSIAFE; encoded by the exons ATGGCTGATCGCGGATCTTATGGACTGGGTCCTCGATTAG ACATTCAACAATTATTTTTAGAAGCCCAACACCGATGGTTGAGGCCTGCTGAGATTTGTGAAATTCTTCGTAATTATCAAAAGTTCCATATTGCATCAGAGCCTCCAAACAGGCCACCAA GtggttctctctttctttttgatCGGAAAGTTTTGAGGTACTTTAGAAAAGATGGACATAATTGGAGGAAAAAAAAGGATGGAAAGACAGTGAAGGAAGCTCATGAGAAGTTGAAG GTTGGAAGTGTTGATGTATTACATTGCTATTATGCCCACGGAGAAGAGAATGAGAGCTTTCAAAGGCGCAGCTATTGGTTGCTTGAACA GGAACTGATGCACATAGTTTTTGTTCACTACTTGGAAGTTAAG GGTAACAGGACAAATAGCAGCCCTTCAAATAGCTTAGTTGCAAGTCATAACAAAGAGCCTTCAGGAAATACAGATTCAACAAGCCCAACTAGCACTCTTGCATCCTATTGTGAAGATGCTGATTCAG CGGATAGTCAGCAATCAAATTCTGGACGCCACATATTTCTTGAGTCACCACAAATGCAGAGTAGTCCTGTGATAGACAAAATAAATAGTGGTGTGTTGAGCTCTCATTTTCTGCATCATGGTTCAG ATAATCATGAAGGTCAGTCATCAATTCCTGTAGTAGGTCCAATCTCATATGTTCATGGAGATGGAACTGGAACTAACGTTGGTACTTGCATTACTGAGTCTGAGAGCTTGGCATCCTGGGAGGAGATCTTGGAACAATATACAATGGGAAACAAAAGTGCTCCTTCTAATTTATCAATGAGTTCCATTCAATCTAATCCTACTGGCATTGGAAGGAATGAGATGTTCAGTGAGATTTTAACTAGTGGCATTGCTGCCAAAGATGAGCATGGTGGTTCTTTGCTAATGGAATCACATTGGCAG TGGTTTATCCAGATTCCTTTCGAGAACAGTTCCTTGGACTTGCCGGAGGGCCCTATTGACCAAACACTAGATTTGGAGTTGGCATATAATTTGGATCCCAGGTTGTTTGATCAAAGATCTCATAATGTGGATCTACAAAATACATTTGAGGAATTTTTCTCTGGTCCTGTTCAGCACAATGAAGAAGTTGTGCAGAATCACCTTCAAATGCAGCTCTCAAATGCAGAACCACAATCTGAAATGCACACAAAATCTGAGAACGAAATGTCTGTGGGAGAAAATATTAAACATGCTTTCGTTGCTAAACCGCCATTATTAGATGGGGAAGAGAGCTTGAAAAAAGTTGACAGCTTTTCTCGGTGGGTTACTAAAGAACTTGGAGAGGTGGATGATTTGCATATGAGGTCCACGTCTGGTCTTTCATGGAGTACTGTTGAATGTGGAAATGTGGTCGATGAAGAATCATTGAGCCCCTCTCTTTCGCAAGACCAACTTTTCAGCATTGTTGATTTTTCACCAAAGTGGGCATATGCAGACTCAAAAACAGAG GTTCATATTATTGGAACATTTTTGAGGAGTCAGCAAGAGATGGCAAAATGTAATTGGTCTTGCATGTTTGGGGAAGTTGAAGTACCTGCTGAGGTTTTGGCAGATGGGATTCTTTGTTGCTATGCTCCGCCTCACAATGTTGCAAGAGTTCCTTTTTATGTTACATGTTCCAACAGGTTGGCTTGTAGTGAAGTGCGAGAATTTGATTATCAGGTGGGTTCTACTCGAGATGTAGATGTCAAAGATGTTTATGGTGCTAGTACCAACAAAATGCTTCTGCATCTGCGACTTGAGAGGTTACTGTTTGTAAGAGCTTCCAGTCCTCCAGATCATCTCTTTGATGGTGCTAGAGGGAAACAGAAATTGGTCAGTGAGATCATTTTATTGAGGGAGGAAGATGAAGGTTGCCAAATTGCGGAACGAACCTCAGAGAGACATCTGTCCCAAGATGAAATAAAATGGCAGGTTCTTCAGAAGGCAATGCAAGAGAAGTTGTATTCATGGCTTCTTCATATGGTAGCTGAAAATGGCAAAGGGCCTAGTGTCTTGGATGATGAtgggcaaggcgtgctacatttagCAGCTGCTCTTGACTATGACTGGGCTATAAAGCCAACCTTGACTGCTGGAGTCTCTATCAATTTCCGTGATGTGAATGGATGGACAGCCCTTCATTGGGCTGCATTCTATGGCAG AGAGCAGACAGTTGCTGCCCTTGTCTCGTTGGGTGCAGATACTCGGGTATTGACAGATCCATCTCCAGAATTTCCTTTGGGTAGAACTCCGGCAGACCTTGCTTCAGGCAATGGACACAAAGGAATCTCTGGCTTCCTTGCAGAATCATCTTTGACGAGCTACCTACAATTGCTTACACTAAATGATCCAAAGGAAGGTGGTGCACCAGACATTTCAGGAATGATGGCTGTGCAAACAATTGCAGAACGGATGGCCACTCCTGTGAATGATGGTGATGTGCCTAATGTGCTGTCACTGAAGGATTCACTGACTGCCATTCGTAATGCTACACAAGCAGCTGATCGTTTACATCAAGTATTCAGGATGCAATCATTCCAGCGGAAACAGTTAACTGAGTATGGTGATGATGATTTCAATACGTTGGATGATCGTGCTCTTGCACTTATAGCCGCCAAGACACACAAGCCTATGCATTCTGATGGACAAGTCAATGCTGCAGCTATTCAAATCCAGAAGAAGTTCCGTGGttggaaaaagagaaaagaattccTGATAATTCGGCAAAGAATTGTTAAGATACAG GCCCATGTGAGGGGACACCAGGTAAGGAAGCAATATAGAACAATAATCTGGTCAGTTGGAATTTTGGAGAAGGTTATTTTGCGTTGGAGACGTAAAGGAAGTGGTCTGCGGGGATTCCGCCGAGATGCACTTACTAAGGATTCCAATATGCAATGCGTGCCTAAAGAAGAGGACGATTATGATTTTCTGAAGGAAGGAAGGAAACAAAATGAGGAGAGGCAGCAAAAAGCACTAACCAGGGTGAAATCCATGTATCATTGTGAGGAAGGACAAGCTCAATACAGAAGGCTGCTGACTTATTTTGAAAAACTCCAGGAAACTCCG GAATGTGATATGGTACTGAGCAGTCCCAATGAAATGAGGTATGCTAATGAAGAACTTTATGATTCACTTTTGGACGATGACACTTTCATGTCAATAGCATTTGAGTGA
- the LOC131171773 gene encoding calmodulin-binding transcription activator 2-like isoform X2, with the protein MADRGSYGLGPRLDIQQLFLEAQHRWLRPAEICEILRNYQKFHIASEPPNRPPSGSLFLFDRKVLRYFRKDGHNWRKKKDGKTVKEAHEKLKVGSVDVLHCYYAHGEENESFQRRSYWLLEQELMHIVFVHYLEVKGNRTNSSPSNSLVASHNKEPSGNTDSTSPTSTLASYCEDADSADSQQSNSGRHIFLESPQMQSSPVIDKINSGVLSSHFLHHGSDNHEGQSSIPVVGPISYVHGDGTGTNVGTCITESESLASWEEILEQYTMGNKSAPSNLSMSSIQSNPTGIGRNEMFSEILTSGIAAKDEHGGSLLMESHWQIPFENSSLDLPEGPIDQTLDLELAYNLDPRLFDQRSHNVDLQNTFEEFFSGPVQHNEEVVQNHLQMQLSNAEPQSEMHTKSENEMSVGENIKHAFVAKPPLLDGEESLKKVDSFSRWVTKELGEVDDLHMRSTSGLSWSTVECGNVVDEESLSPSLSQDQLFSIVDFSPKWAYADSKTEVHIIGTFLRSQQEMAKCNWSCMFGEVEVPAEVLADGILCCYAPPHNVARVPFYVTCSNRLACSEVREFDYQVGSTRDVDVKDVYGASTNKMLLHLRLERLLFVRASSPPDHLFDGARGKQKLVSEIILLREEDEGCQIAERTSERHLSQDEIKWQVLQKAMQEKLYSWLLHMVAENGKGPSVLDDDGQGVLHLAAALDYDWAIKPTLTAGVSINFRDVNGWTALHWAAFYGREQTVAALVSLGADTRVLTDPSPEFPLGRTPADLASGNGHKGISGFLAESSLTSYLQLLTLNDPKEGGAPDISGMMAVQTIAERMATPVNDGDVPNVLSLKDSLTAIRNATQAADRLHQVFRMQSFQRKQLTEYGDDDFNTLDDRALALIAAKTHKPMHSDGQVNAAAIQIQKKFRGWKKRKEFLIIRQRIVKIQAHVRGHQVRKQYRTIIWSVGILEKVILRWRRKGSGLRGFRRDALTKDSNMQCVPKEEDDYDFLKEGRKQNEERQQKALTRVKSMYHCEEGQAQYRRLLTYFEKLQETPECDMVLSSPNEMRYANEELYDSLLDDDTFMSIAFE; encoded by the exons ATGGCTGATCGCGGATCTTATGGACTGGGTCCTCGATTAG ACATTCAACAATTATTTTTAGAAGCCCAACACCGATGGTTGAGGCCTGCTGAGATTTGTGAAATTCTTCGTAATTATCAAAAGTTCCATATTGCATCAGAGCCTCCAAACAGGCCACCAA GtggttctctctttctttttgatCGGAAAGTTTTGAGGTACTTTAGAAAAGATGGACATAATTGGAGGAAAAAAAAGGATGGAAAGACAGTGAAGGAAGCTCATGAGAAGTTGAAG GTTGGAAGTGTTGATGTATTACATTGCTATTATGCCCACGGAGAAGAGAATGAGAGCTTTCAAAGGCGCAGCTATTGGTTGCTTGAACA GGAACTGATGCACATAGTTTTTGTTCACTACTTGGAAGTTAAG GGTAACAGGACAAATAGCAGCCCTTCAAATAGCTTAGTTGCAAGTCATAACAAAGAGCCTTCAGGAAATACAGATTCAACAAGCCCAACTAGCACTCTTGCATCCTATTGTGAAGATGCTGATTCAG CGGATAGTCAGCAATCAAATTCTGGACGCCACATATTTCTTGAGTCACCACAAATGCAGAGTAGTCCTGTGATAGACAAAATAAATAGTGGTGTGTTGAGCTCTCATTTTCTGCATCATGGTTCAG ATAATCATGAAGGTCAGTCATCAATTCCTGTAGTAGGTCCAATCTCATATGTTCATGGAGATGGAACTGGAACTAACGTTGGTACTTGCATTACTGAGTCTGAGAGCTTGGCATCCTGGGAGGAGATCTTGGAACAATATACAATGGGAAACAAAAGTGCTCCTTCTAATTTATCAATGAGTTCCATTCAATCTAATCCTACTGGCATTGGAAGGAATGAGATGTTCAGTGAGATTTTAACTAGTGGCATTGCTGCCAAAGATGAGCATGGTGGTTCTTTGCTAATGGAATCACATTGGCAG ATTCCTTTCGAGAACAGTTCCTTGGACTTGCCGGAGGGCCCTATTGACCAAACACTAGATTTGGAGTTGGCATATAATTTGGATCCCAGGTTGTTTGATCAAAGATCTCATAATGTGGATCTACAAAATACATTTGAGGAATTTTTCTCTGGTCCTGTTCAGCACAATGAAGAAGTTGTGCAGAATCACCTTCAAATGCAGCTCTCAAATGCAGAACCACAATCTGAAATGCACACAAAATCTGAGAACGAAATGTCTGTGGGAGAAAATATTAAACATGCTTTCGTTGCTAAACCGCCATTATTAGATGGGGAAGAGAGCTTGAAAAAAGTTGACAGCTTTTCTCGGTGGGTTACTAAAGAACTTGGAGAGGTGGATGATTTGCATATGAGGTCCACGTCTGGTCTTTCATGGAGTACTGTTGAATGTGGAAATGTGGTCGATGAAGAATCATTGAGCCCCTCTCTTTCGCAAGACCAACTTTTCAGCATTGTTGATTTTTCACCAAAGTGGGCATATGCAGACTCAAAAACAGAG GTTCATATTATTGGAACATTTTTGAGGAGTCAGCAAGAGATGGCAAAATGTAATTGGTCTTGCATGTTTGGGGAAGTTGAAGTACCTGCTGAGGTTTTGGCAGATGGGATTCTTTGTTGCTATGCTCCGCCTCACAATGTTGCAAGAGTTCCTTTTTATGTTACATGTTCCAACAGGTTGGCTTGTAGTGAAGTGCGAGAATTTGATTATCAGGTGGGTTCTACTCGAGATGTAGATGTCAAAGATGTTTATGGTGCTAGTACCAACAAAATGCTTCTGCATCTGCGACTTGAGAGGTTACTGTTTGTAAGAGCTTCCAGTCCTCCAGATCATCTCTTTGATGGTGCTAGAGGGAAACAGAAATTGGTCAGTGAGATCATTTTATTGAGGGAGGAAGATGAAGGTTGCCAAATTGCGGAACGAACCTCAGAGAGACATCTGTCCCAAGATGAAATAAAATGGCAGGTTCTTCAGAAGGCAATGCAAGAGAAGTTGTATTCATGGCTTCTTCATATGGTAGCTGAAAATGGCAAAGGGCCTAGTGTCTTGGATGATGAtgggcaaggcgtgctacatttagCAGCTGCTCTTGACTATGACTGGGCTATAAAGCCAACCTTGACTGCTGGAGTCTCTATCAATTTCCGTGATGTGAATGGATGGACAGCCCTTCATTGGGCTGCATTCTATGGCAG AGAGCAGACAGTTGCTGCCCTTGTCTCGTTGGGTGCAGATACTCGGGTATTGACAGATCCATCTCCAGAATTTCCTTTGGGTAGAACTCCGGCAGACCTTGCTTCAGGCAATGGACACAAAGGAATCTCTGGCTTCCTTGCAGAATCATCTTTGACGAGCTACCTACAATTGCTTACACTAAATGATCCAAAGGAAGGTGGTGCACCAGACATTTCAGGAATGATGGCTGTGCAAACAATTGCAGAACGGATGGCCACTCCTGTGAATGATGGTGATGTGCCTAATGTGCTGTCACTGAAGGATTCACTGACTGCCATTCGTAATGCTACACAAGCAGCTGATCGTTTACATCAAGTATTCAGGATGCAATCATTCCAGCGGAAACAGTTAACTGAGTATGGTGATGATGATTTCAATACGTTGGATGATCGTGCTCTTGCACTTATAGCCGCCAAGACACACAAGCCTATGCATTCTGATGGACAAGTCAATGCTGCAGCTATTCAAATCCAGAAGAAGTTCCGTGGttggaaaaagagaaaagaattccTGATAATTCGGCAAAGAATTGTTAAGATACAG GCCCATGTGAGGGGACACCAGGTAAGGAAGCAATATAGAACAATAATCTGGTCAGTTGGAATTTTGGAGAAGGTTATTTTGCGTTGGAGACGTAAAGGAAGTGGTCTGCGGGGATTCCGCCGAGATGCACTTACTAAGGATTCCAATATGCAATGCGTGCCTAAAGAAGAGGACGATTATGATTTTCTGAAGGAAGGAAGGAAACAAAATGAGGAGAGGCAGCAAAAAGCACTAACCAGGGTGAAATCCATGTATCATTGTGAGGAAGGACAAGCTCAATACAGAAGGCTGCTGACTTATTTTGAAAAACTCCAGGAAACTCCG GAATGTGATATGGTACTGAGCAGTCCCAATGAAATGAGGTATGCTAATGAAGAACTTTATGATTCACTTTTGGACGATGACACTTTCATGTCAATAGCATTTGAGTGA